In Melanotaenia boesemani isolate fMelBoe1 chromosome 7, fMelBoe1.pri, whole genome shotgun sequence, a single window of DNA contains:
- the LOC121643095 gene encoding uncharacterized protein LOC121643095 — translation MAQRGSLRESVGVLSIAAGSLLLLVNSYASSSEKNFIPYTALGILLLIIAAIVAYAGVCRSLSHAQLFSALCLTVSALWCGSGLVYILVGQMVLHPTDLKSSLVPGLAAFTLALFIIGSVAVFVRKVVLFLISVGISLACAHQIAGLSAAGFGQSATAANYFLVCLVCVYFGFGQLLSLITQGKVGLPNSGLKEKSEQNQRCSDAVTAGLVMNLLSASVLACPLLGVVPQLYVGHVPWLWTAGVFQLGLCVLFYRAMDTLAATFFGFTALLKFAEGYSALLSFYSIQPFSPVPFPVVFSVLFFILALFSCQKSLLEGFYQLFFVAYCISIAAQPQGFFQGGTQGVQAAIFVASAIMLFITTFNMVSSIMIPTGKGVFKNLVTKMQSVVLRAHDKEQHAPHLGYSKYADAEVLGHACSVLAAFAITATVGARNPLSVLVLPWVVVAGGALQLLCGSVAFARGKTFESTVFILYGVMWTVWGLTRYGGLYGETRGFSVAVGIISFMLFNFLVTVAALFVNVTWFVYAFTFQLILISFLLDAVGALPYGYDIGVTIIFGLVSFYCFLAHIFNSTFKSPQIPLGRPLVKLGGVGGGANICPHVPARKATSVQQIAEIMKNGGICGMPTDTVYVLVAACNRPDAVVKAYKVKKQAEDRPMSMWISSIKQLEPVRHLLSPLLLDFMEAAWPSSISMVIPRGPWMDTFGLGDAAKHIGTPQSIAIRNPDCAVATHLINLVGPIAVTSANPTGEADTTHHNQVYAKLGDKVEGVLCDGPSPENIASTVVDCTKIETGHIGFFRVGLIPKSKVFQIFEEVQNRHRQGQINPAFELDLHTPDTQTELNSGGDETAETERESQNS, via the exons ATGGCTCAACGCGGCTCTCTACGTGAGTCGGTCGGCGTCCTGAGCATCGCCGCCG GTTCGCTCCTGCTTTTGGTGAACAGCTATGCCAGCTCTTCTGAGAAAAACTTCATCCCTTACACTGCTCTGGGGATACTACTCCTCATCATTGCTGCTATTGTAGCTTATGCag GTGTCTGCCGCAGTCTGTCCCACGCCCAGCTGTTTTCTGCTCTGTGTCTGACTGTCTCTGCTCTGTGGTGTGGTTCAGGTCTGGTGTACATTCTGGTAGGACAGATGGTGCTTCATCCCACAGACCTGAAATCCTCTCTAGTCCCTGGTCTGGCAGCATTTACCTTGGCCTTGTTCATCATAGGCAGTGTTGCTGTCTTTGTGAGGAAAGTAGTTCTGTTTCTTATATCTGTTGGCATTTCTTTAGCCTGTGCTCATCAAATTGCTGGCCTCTCAGCTGCAGGGTTTGGCCAGTCTGCCACAGCTGCTAATTATTTCCTTGTCTGtttagtgtgtgtttattttggttttggaCAACTGCTGTCCTTGATCACTCAAGGCAAAGTGGGACTTCCAAACTCAGGACTGAAGGAAAAATCTGAGCAGAACCAGCGCTGCAGTGATGCAGTAACTGCAGGTTTGGTGATGAACTTGTTGTCTGCTTCTGTATTAGCCTGTCCCCTGTTAGGTGTGGTCCCCCAGCTTTACGTCGGTCATGTCCCTTGGCTGTGGACAGCTGGAGTCTTCCAGCTTGGCTTGTGTGTCCTCTTTTACCGAGCTATGGACACTCTAGCTGCCACTTTCTTTGGTTTCACTGCCCTGCTGAAGTTTGCAGAGGGTTACAGTGCtctgttgtctttttattcCATTCAGCCTTTCTCTCCTGTCCCTTTCCCTGttgtcttttcagttctttttttcatcctgGCTCTGTTCAGCTGTCAGAAGAGTTTGTTGGAGGGTTTCTACCAGTTATTCTTTGTAGCCTACTGTATTTCTATAGCAGCCCAACCTCAAGGCTTCTTCCAAGGGGGCACTCAGGGTGTACAGGCAGCTATATTTGTAGCATCTGCCATCATGCTTTTTATTACTACATTCAACATGGTCTCCAGTATCATGATTCCTACAGGAAAGGGAGTTTTCAAGAATTTAGTAACCAAGATGCAGAGTGTTGTTCTCAGAGCTCATGATAAGGAACAACATGCACCTCACCTGGGCTACTCTAAATATGCAGATGCAGAGGTGTTGGGTCATGCCTGCAGTGTGCTGGCTGCTTTTGCCATCACAGCCACAGTTGGTGCCAGAAATCCTCTGTCTGTGCTGGTTCTGCCCTGGGTGGTGGTGGCTGGTGGGGCgctgcagctgctgtgtggTTCAGTAGCATTTGCTCGGGGTAAAACCTTTGAGAGCACAGTCTTTATCCTCTACGGGGTGATGTGGACAGTGTGGGGGCTGACGAGATACGGTGGCCTCTACGGTGAAACCAGAGGCTTCAGTGTGGCTGTTGGGATCATTAGCTTCATGCTGTTTAACTTTCTAGTGACAGTTGCAGCTTTGTTTGTAAACGTTACCTGGTTTGTCTATGCGTTCACCTTTCAGCTCATACTCATCAGCTTTCTGCTGGATGCAGTGGGTGCACTACCTTATGGTTATGACATAGGAGTCACCATCATCTTTGGTCTCGtcagtttttactgtttcttgGCACACATTTTCAACAGCACCTTCAAGTCTCCCCAGATCCCCTTAGGAAGACCTCTTGTCAAGCTGGGTGGGGTAGGGGGAGGGGCCAATATATGTCCACATGTACCCGCCCGCAAGGCCACATCAGTCCAGCAGATTGCAG AAATCATGAAAAATGGAGGCATATGTGGAATGCCAACAGACACTGTCTATGTGCTGGTAGCAGCCTGCAACAGACCAGATGCTGTTGTCAAAGCATACAA GGTGAAAAAACAAGCCGAGGACCGACCCATGTCCATGTGGATCTCCTCCATCAAACAGCTGGAGCCTGTAAGACACCTGCTGAGCCCCCTGCTCCTGGACTTCATGGAGGCTGCATGGCCGTCCTCCATTAGTATGGTCATACCCCGAG GTCCCTGGATGGACACGTTTGGTTTAGGAGATGCAGCCAAACATATAGGAACTCCACAAAGCATTGCGATCAGAAATCCAGACTGTGCAGTAGCAACACACCTCATTAATCTG GTGGGGCCCATTGCTGTAACCTCAGCCAACCCCACAGGCGAAGCAGACACAACTCATCATAACCAAGTTTACGCCAAACTTGGAGACAAG GTGGAGGGAGTGTTATGTGATGGACCCTCCCCAGAAAACATTGCATCCACCGTGGTCGACTGCACCAAGATCGAAACTGGACACATTGGTTTCTTTAGAGTGGGTCTCATTCCTAAATCCAAG gtttttcagatttttgagGAGGTTCAGAATCGGCACAGACAAGGACAAATAAATCCTGCTTTTGAACTTGATCTGCACACaccagacacacaaacagagctGAATTCAGGAGGGGATGAAactgcagagacagaaagagaatcTCAGAACTCATGA
- the LOC121643717 gene encoding glutamine amidotransferase-like class 1 domain-containing protein 3A, mitochondrial, with translation MAKRVAVILSGCGVYDGTEIHEASAVLVHLSRAGAKVQMFAPNADQMHVVNHCEGKPTEEKRNILQESARIARGDVTDLAKLDVSAFDAAIIPGGFGVAKNLSDWAVNNKDCTIQPHLEKLIKAFHKAGKPLGMCCISPILAAKILPGCEVTVGQDKECDKWPYAQTAGAVKEMGCKHVNKGVEEAHVDVKNKLATTCAFMCNAPIHQVFDGIGVMVKETLKLA, from the exons ATGGCAAAGCGTGTTGCAGTTATTCTCTCAGGCTGTGGAGTCTATGACGGCACAGAGATCCATGAGGCCTCGGCTGTCCTTGTCCATCTGAGTCGTGCCGGAGCAAAA GTGCAGATGTTTGCTCCAAATGCAGATCAGATGCATGTTGTAAATCACTGTGAGGGGAAACCTACTGAGGAGAAGAGAAACATCCTGCAGGAAAGCGCTCGCATCGCCAGGGGTGATGTGACTGATCTGGCTAAGTTAGATGTCTCAGCGTTTGATGCTGCCATCATCCCAG GAGGATTTGGTGTGGCTAAGAACCTGAGTGACTGGGCTGTGAATAATAAGGACTGCACCATCCAGCCACACCTAGAGAAGCTCATCAAGGCTTTTCACAAAGCTGGAAAGCCTCTGGGCATGTGCTGCATTTCTCCCATCCTGGCTGCTAAGATCCTGCCTGGCTGTGAGGTCACCGTGGGGCAAGACAAAGAGTGTGACAA GTGGCCGTATGCTCAAACAGCAGGAGCTGTGAAGGAGATGGGATGCAAACATGTGAACAAAGGTGTGGAGGAAGCTCATGTTGATGTCAAGAATAAGCTGGCCACCACCTGCGCCTTCATGTGCAACGCTCCCATTCACCAAGTTTTTGATGGCATCGGTGTCATGGTTAAAGAGACACTGAAACTGGCTTAA
- the zgc:174917 gene encoding L-proline trans-4-hydroxylase yields the protein MTTSTTKLQESYNQQGFLSPLPVLNEMELREARQAFSKLEEEFGEDYTQYSLHNVHLQYPWVMNLTKHPRVLQVIQAILGSDVILLDSRFICKYPVLKPAGHEENKNETDEKNGENELPYVAWHQDMRYWGIAGGPVVSVWLALDDSEKENGALQVIPGTHCSGMLPHRQAIRSGNMLSVNQEIPEELVQMEEAVFCPLRAGQMSIHDGFLVHGSDSNTSQKRRCGFVIRYVPTCAYPIEDPDRPRKFQSTVLACGVDHFNNFSNKST from the exons ATGACTACATCCACGACGAAACTCCAGGAGAGCTACAACCAGCAGGGCTTCCTCTCACCGCTGCCGGTGCTGAATGAGATGGAGCTGAGGGAAGCCAGACAGGCCTTTTCTAAGCTGGAGGAGGAATTTG GTGAAGACTACACTCAGTACAGCCTCCACAATGTTCACCTTCAGTATCCATGGGTGATGAATCTGACCAAACACCCCCGTGTCCTGCAAGTGATCCAAGCCATCCTGGGCTCTGATGTCATCCTTCTGGATTCTCGTTTCATCTGTAAATACCCTGTACTCAAACCAGCTGGgcatgaagaaaacaaaaatgaaactgATGAGAAGAATGGAGAAAATGAACTTCCATATGTGGCCTGGCACCAGGATATGAG ATATTGGGGAATTGCTGGTGGTCCTGTTGTCTCAGTGTGGCTCGCTCTGGATgactcagaaaaagaaaacggGGCCCTTCAGGTCATCCCAG GCACTCACTGCTCTGGCATGTTGCCTCATCGCCAAGCCATCCGCTCTGGAAACATGCTGTCAGTCAACCAGGAGATCCCAGAAGAGCTGGTGCAGATGGAGGAAGCTGTGTTTTGCCCTCTGAGAGCTGGACAGATGTCT attcatGATGGATTTCTTGTCCATGGAAGTGATTCCAACACATCCCAGAAGAGACGCTGTGGCTTTGTGATCCGTTATGTTCCCACCTGTGCATATCCCATAGAG GATCCTGATCGACCCAGGAAATTTCAGTCGACAGTGTTGGCTTGTGGGGTGGACCACTTCAACAATTTCTCTAACAAAAGTACATAA
- the LOC121642793 gene encoding uncharacterized protein LOC121642793, protein FGQSATAANYFLVCLMCVYFGFGQLLSLITQGKVGLPNSGLKEKSEQNQRCSDAVTAGLVMNLLSASVLACPLLGVVPQLYVGHVPWLWTAGVFQLGLCVLFYRAMDTLAATFFGFTALLKFAEGYSALLSFYSIQPFSPVPFPVVFSVLFFILALFSCQTSLLEGFYQLFFVAYCISIAAQPQGFFQGGTQGVQAAIFVASAIMLFITTFNMVSSIMIPTGKGVFKNLVTKMQSVVLRAHDKEQHAPHLGYSKYADAEVLGHACSVLAAFAITATVGARNPLSVLVLPWVVVAGGALQLLCGSVAFARGKTFESTVFILYRVMWTVWGLTRYGGLYGETRGFNVAVGIISFMLFNFLVTVAALFVNVTWFVYAFTFQLILISFLLDAVGALPYGYDIGVTIIFGLVSFYCFLAHIFNSTFKSPQTPLGRPLVKLGGVGGGANICPHVPARKATSVQQIAGEK, encoded by the coding sequence TTTGGCCAGTCTGCCACAGCTGCTAATTATTTCCTTGtctgtttaatgtgtgtttattttggttttggaCAACTGCTGTCCTTGATCACTCAAGGCAAAGTGGGACTTCCAAACTCAGGACTGAAGGAAAAATCTGAGCAGAACCAGCGCTGCAGTGATGCAGTAACTGCAGGTTTGGTGATGAACTTGTTGTCTGCTTCTGTATTAGCCTGTCCCCTGTTAGGTGTGGTCCCCCAGCTTTATGTCGGTCATGTCCCTTGGCTGTGGACAGCTGGAGTATTCCAGCTTGGCTTGTGTGTCCTCTTTTACCGAGCTATGGACACTCTAGCTGCCACTTTCTTTGGTTTCACTGCCCTGCTGAAGTTTGCAGAGGGTTACAGTGCtctgttgtctttttattcCATTCAGCCTTTCTCTCCTGTCCCTTTCCCTGttgtcttttcagttctttttttcatcctgGCTCTGTTCAGCTGTCAGACGAGTTTGTTGGAGGGTTTCTACCAGTTATTCTTTGTAGCCTACTGTATTTCTATAGCAGCCCAACCTCAAGGCTTCTTCCAAGGGGGCACTCAGGGTGTACAGGCAGCTATATTTGTAGCATCTGCCATCATGCTTTTTATTACTACATTCAACATGGTCTCCAGTATCATGATTCCAACAGGAAAGGGAGTTTTCAAGAATTTAGTAACCAAGATGCAGAGTGTTGTTCTCAGAGCTCATGATAAGGAACAACATGCACCTCACCTGGGCTACTCTAAATATGCAGATGCAGAGGTGTTGGGTCATGCCTGCAGTGTGCTGGCTGCTTTTGCCATCACAGCCACAGTTGGTGCCAGAAATCCTCTGTCTGTGCTGGTTCTGCCCTGGGTGGTGGTGGCTGGTGGGGCgctgcagctgctgtgtggTTCAGTAGCATTTGCTCGGGGTAAAACCTTTGAGAGCACAGTCTTTATCCTCTACAGGGTGATGTGGACAGTGTGGGGGCTGACGAGATACGGTGGCCTCTACGGTGAAACCAGAGGCTTCAATGTGGCTGTTGGGATCATTAGCTTCATGCTGTTTAACTTTCTAGTGACAGTTGCAGCTTTGTTTGTAAACGTTACCTGGTTTGTCTATGCGTTCACCTTCCAGCTCATACTCATCAGCTTTCTGCTGGATGCAGTGGGTGCACTGCCTTATGGTTATGACATAGGAGTCACCATCATCTTTGGTCTCGtcagtttttactgtttcttgGCACACATTTTCAACAGTACCTTCAAGTCTCCCCAGACCCCCTTAGGAAGACCTCTTGTCAAGCTGGGTGGGGTAGGGGGAGGGGCCAATATATGTCCACATGTACCCGCCCGCAAGGCCACATCAGTCCAGCAGATTGCAGGtgagaaataa
- the LOC121643228 gene encoding L-proline trans-4-hydroxylase-like, with amino-acid sequence MTTSTTKLQESYNQQGFLSPLPVLNETELREARQAFSKLEEEFGEDYTQYSLHNVHLQYPWVMNLTKHPRVLQVIQAILGSDVILLDSRFICKYPVLKPAGHEENKNETDEKDGENKLPYVAWHQDMRYWGIAGGPVVSVWLALDDSEKENGALQVIPGTHCSGMLPHRQAIRSGNMLSVNQEIPEELVQMEEAVFCPLRAGQMSIHDGFLVHGSDSNTSQKRRCGFVIRYVPTCAYPIEDPDRPRKFQSTVLACGVDHFNNFSNKST; translated from the exons ATGACTACATCCACGACGAAACTCCAGGAGAGCTACAACCAGCAGGGCTTCCTCTCACCGCTGCCGGTGCTGAATGAGACGGAGCTGAGGGAAGCCAGACAGGCCTTTTCTAAGCTGGAGGAGGAATTTG GTGAAGACTACACTCAGTACAGCCTCCACAATGTTCACCTTCAGTATCCATGGGTGATGAATCTGACCAAACACCCCCGTGTCCTGCAAGTGATCCAAGCCATCCTGGGCTCTGATGTCATCCTTCTGGATTCTCGTTTCATCTGTAAATACCCTGTACTCAAACCAGCTGGgcatgaagaaaacaaaaatgaaactgATGAGAAGGATGGAGAAAATAAACTTCCATATGTGGCCTGGCACCAGGATATGAG ATATTGGGGAATTGCTGGTGGTCCTGTTGTCTCAGTGTGGCTCGCTCTGGATgactcagaaaaagaaaacggGGCCCTTCAGGTCATCCCAG GCACTCACTGCTCTGGCATGTTGCCTCATCGCCAAGCCATCCGCTCTGGAAACATGCTGTCAGTCAACCAGGAGATCCCAGAAGAGCTGGTGCAGATGGAGGAAGCTGTGTTTTGCCCTCTGAGAGCTGGACAGATGTCT attcatGATGGATTTCTTGTCCATGGAAGTGATTCCAACACATCCCAGAAGAGACGCTGTGGCTTTGTGATCCGTTATGTTCCCACCTGTGCATATCCCATAGAG GATCCTGATCGACCCAGGAAATTTCAGTCGACAGTGTTGGCTTGTGGGGTGGACCACTTCAACAATTTCTCTAACAAAAGTACATAA
- the si:ch211-153b23.7 gene encoding uncharacterized protein si:ch211-153b23.7, whose translation MSSVMDGDLHSLSSSLSASSEAARTQKDTSPKSDNSLSQSQEEHKSAEELWTDNLRSIGDRLLSTEEQVTLITESLTVTSTDQEKLLLLNKNTELRRVNKELMKLNEDWDQVYRSATLSLQSRLEALELENSAIKQLNSRLLLKAEHQQSAKEYYEQALMMELKKNQELQEYIRLLESRMHHQEADCKPAKQGSFSAGMIYPGSYPTINNHRGPDISRSHVSGYNASSSFPPVSSSSEARWQGKYQGNTSLGALGSSQQEVQDLKEQLEALRCQTEIYEAEYQTEHNDHKHTLQENRRLRKKREEMCQQVTLLQEQLKIYEDDFRRERSDKQMLQRLLLQKTPPNKDPVLIHRCNNDQDRLEGDKKTHSREKKKQHHPLCPKHPNRDKDLG comes from the exons ATGTCATCGGTCATGGATGGAGACCTGCATTCTTTGTCATCTTCCTTATCAGCCTCATCAGAAGCAGCAAGAACACAGAAAGACACTTCACCTAAGAGTGACAACAGCCTCTCCCAGAGCCAAGAGGAACACAAATCAGCTGAAGAATTATG GACAGACAATCTGAGGTCTATAGGTGACAGACTGCTGTCCACCGAGGAGCAGGTCACTCTGATCACTGAGAGTTTGACAGTCACCTCTACTGACCAGGAGAAACTGCTGCTGCTCAACAAGAATACTGAGCTCCGTAGAGTTAACAAAGAG CTGATGAAGCTGAATGAGGACTGGGACCAGGTTTACCGCAGTGCCACACTGAGTCTGCAGAGCAGACTGGAAGCTCTGGAGCTGGAGAACAGTGCCATCAAACAGCTAAACAGCCGACTGCTCCTCAAAGCTGAACACCAACAA AGTGCTAAGGAGTATTATGAGCAGGCACTGATGATGGAGCTGAAGAAGAACCAGGAGTTGCAAGAATATATCAGGTTACTGGAGAGCAGGATGCATCACCAAGAGGCAGATTGCAAACCTGCCAAACAG GGCAGCTTTAGTGCTGGGATGATTTATCCTGGGTCATACCCCACCATTAATAACCACAGAGGGCCCGATATCTCACGCAGCCATGTTTCAGGATACAATGCTTCATCCTCCTTTCCCCCAGTTTCTTCCAGTTCAGAGGCAAGATGGCAGGGAAAATACCAAGGCAATACCTCACTGGGAGCATTGGGAAGCTCCCAGCAAGAAGTACAAGATTTAAAAGAGCAGTTGGAGGCATTGCGATGTCAG ACGGAGATTTATGAAGCAGAATATCAGACAGAGCACAATGATCACAAGCACACGCTGCAGGAGAACCGAaggctgaggaagaagagggaagAAATGTGCCAGCAGGTGACGCTGCTGCAAGAACAG CTCAAGATTTATGAGGATGATTTTAGACGGGAGCGGTCTGACAAACAGATGCTGCAGCGCCTGTTGTTACAGAAAACACCTCCAAACAAGGACCCAGTGCTTATCCATCGCTGCAATAATGATCAAGACCGACTAGAGGGAGACAAGAAGACacacagcagagagaaaaaaaagcagcaccACCCACTTTGTCCAAAGCACCCAAACAGGGACAAAGACTTGGGCTGA